From the Ascaphus truei isolate aAscTru1 chromosome 15, aAscTru1.hap1, whole genome shotgun sequence genome, one window contains:
- the PCIF1 gene encoding LOW QUALITY PROTEIN: mRNA (2'-O-methyladenosine-N(6)-)-methyltransferase (The sequence of the model RefSeq protein was modified relative to this genomic sequence to represent the inferred CDS: inserted 1 base in 1 codon; deleted 1 base in 1 codon): protein MARDNHGSPQEDTALLSLSPGTSHSPRPPRPLTDLPDELLQAGWEKCWSKRENRLYYFNRFTNQSLWEMPVLGQHDVISDPLGLNAAPVPSEGGTPETPKDRKGQKRRLSEELPASDVIKKPKVEPSPVTPAAVPSSPVIPGVSLEEKQLAALLKPTDVYWDLDIQSTTLVNPLPPSHALPPPSHTLPPHPEVELLRSQLVLKLRHHYRELCQQREGIEPPRESFNRWLLERKVLDRGLDPXLPSDCDPAVSPSMFREIMNDVPIRLSRIKHREEAKRLLFKYAEAAKRLIESR, encoded by the exons ATGGCCCGTGATAATCATGGCAGTCCCCAGGAGGACACGGCCCTGCTGAGCCTGTCTCCAGGCACCTCTCACTCACCCCGGCCCCCCCGTCCGCTCACTGACCTACCAG aCGAGCTCCTGCAGGCcgggtgggagaagtgctggagTAAGAGGGAAAATCGTCTTTATTACTTTAACCGTTTCACCAACCAGTCCCTGTGGGAGATGCCTGTGCTGGGCCAGCATGATGTCATT TCGGACCCTCTGGGTCTCAATGCGGCTCCAGTTCCGTCAGAGGGGGGGACTCCCGAGACCCCCAAGGACAGAAAAGGGCAAAAGAGGAGGCTGTCTGAGGAACTGCCTGCcagtgatgtcatcaaaaagccgAAG GTGGAGCCCTCTCCTGTGACCCCAGCAGCTGTGCCCAGCTCCCCCGTCATCCCAGGGGTATCATTGGAGGAGAAGCAGCTAGCAGCGCTACTGAAGCCCACGGA tgtTTACTGGGACTTGGATATTCAGAGCACCACGTTGGTGAATCCGCTCCCCCCCTCGcacgctctgccccccccctcgcacacccta cccccccacccagaggTGGAACTGCTGCGGTCACAACTTGTTCTGAAACTGCGGCATCATTACCGGGAGCTGTGCCAACAGAGAGAGG gtATTGAGCCCCCCCGCGAGTCCTTTAACCGTTGGTTGTTGGAGCGGAAGGTTCTGGATCGGGGCCTGGACC TGCTGCCGAGTGACTGTGACCCTGCAGTGTCCCCCTCTATGTTCCGCGAAATCATGAATGACGTCCCCATCAG GTTATCTCGCATTAAGCATCGTGAGGAAGCCAAACGCCTGCTCTTCAAATACGCTGAGGCTGCCAAGCGGCTCATTGAGTCCAGGTAA